The region ATGCGGCGATTCTATCCTGGCGCTCGTCATGCGTCCCTATAAAGCGCTTACGCATGACCAGAAATATGTAAGCAATTTATTAGCGGAGAGTGTCTTCATTACGGAGAGAGGGTTTTTTATTTTGGGGACTCCGCCCCCAAAGCCCCCGTACCGCGGGCGTGCCTGCCCGGCCCGGCGGGCGACTCTCGGGGGGCCTTGGGGGCGGAGCCCCCAAAGAGGAAAGCTCTGTATGGAAATGGAGACGATTCCGCCCCCCACTGGCCCAGTGGCCGAAAAAAACGCCCCCCACGCCTACACTCGCAACGCATAGACGTTATAAATACAGATTCCGAATCCTTTTCACCTAAAGAGAGCGTAGCGATATGGCACCGAAGATCTTCATCGATGGCGAACACGGCACCACGGGACTGCAAATCCGCACCCGCATGGCCGGCCGCCGTGACGTGGATCTGCTGTCCATCCCGGAAGCCGAGCGCCGCAACCCCGCCATGCGCGAGGACCTGCTGAACAGCGCCGACATCGCCATCCTGTGCCTGCCCGACGCCGCTTCGCGCGAGGCGGTCGCCATGCTCGCCGGCAACGACAAAGTCCGGATCATCGACACCTCCACCGCCTACCGCGTGGATCCCGACTGGGCCTATGGCTTCGCCGAACTGGACAAGGGCCAGGGCGCCAAGATCGCCGCCGCCCGCTACGTCTCCAATCCGGGTTGCTACCCCACCGGCGCCGTCAGCCTGATTCGTCCGCTGCGCGCCGCGGGCATCATCCCCGACGCCTATCCGGTCACCGTCAACGCGGTGTCTGGCTATACCGGCGGCGGCAAGCAGCTGATTGCCCAGATGGAAGTGCCCGATCATCCCGAGGCCATCGATTCGCCCCATTTCCTCTACGGCCTGCCGCTCAAGCACAAGCACGCGCCGGAAATGAAGATGCATGGCCTGCTGCCGCGTACCCCGATCTTCTCGCCGTCGGTCGGCAAGTTCCCGCAAGGCATGATCGTGCAGGTGCCGCTGGTCCTGGACCAACTGGCCGCCGGCGCCACGCTGGAAAGCATCCACGCCTGCCTGACGGCGCACTACGCCGGCCAGGACATCGTCACCGTCGTGCCGCTGGCCGAAAGCCAGAAGCTGGACCGGGTCAATGCCGTCGAACTGGCCGGCCAGGACACCATGAAGCTGTTCGTGTTCGGCACGCCGGGCCAGGGCCAGGTCAACCTGGTGGCCTTGCTCGACAACCTGGGCAAGGGCGCTTCCGGCGCCGCCGTGCAGAATATGGACCTGATGCTCAAGGGCTGACCGCCAGCCGCGAGCGAGCGTTCAAGAAAAGGCCCCTCAGGCCAACCCTGACGGGTTGCCCGGTCCCCCAAGGGGACGCTTTTGACTTGGGGCGGCCCGGCGTCAAAAAAAAAACCGCCCTGCTCGCGCACGGCGGTTTTTTTATGCCGGGCTTGCCCTTAAGGCCGCCAGGCTCAAACCAGAACCAGCTTCACATCCGCCTTGCGCAGATTCCGCCACTCGCGTTCGTCACCATTCTTGCGATTGCTGATCACCACGTCGATCTCGGCGGCCGGGGCGTACGTGACGCGGCTGGCGACGCCGACCTTGCTGTAATCGGCCATGATGAAAAGACGCTTGGACTGGCGCACCATCGCTTCCGCCACGGCCGCTTCGTGATGCTCGTAGTTGCTCGCGCCCTGTTCGGCGGTCAGCCCCACGGGCGACAGCACGGCGATATCGGCATGATGGCGCGCGATTTCGTTGACGGTGGCGGCGCCATAGGTCGCCTGCACATCGGCGTAGGGACGGCCGCCCAGCAGGATCACCGTGCAGGCACCGCGTCCGGGCGGGGCCGCTGACGCCAGCTTCATGGCGATCATGACGGAATTGGTGATCACGGTCAGGTCCGGCACCGCGGTCAGCACTTCGGCCAGCATGCCGGTGGTGCTGCCCGCGTCGAGAAACAAGGTCTGCCCGGGCGCCAGCAAGGGCAGCACGGCCTGGGCAATGGCGCGCTTCTCGCGCGCATGCAGGCGCTGGCGTTCGACGAAAGGCGGCTCCAGGCGTCCGCTGGTGGCAACCACGCCGCCATGCACGCGCCGCAACACGCCTTGCGCTTCCAGGGCCAGGATGTCGCGCCGAACCGTCTCGCGCGATACCGCCAGGGCCTGAGCCATCTGGTCGGTGCTCATGCGAGCGTATTCATCAAGCAGCGACTTGATCCTTAATACTCTTTCTTCTTGAAGCAAAGGTGGGTCCCCCCCTACCGCGCGGAGCGCGGCCCCCCCAGGGGGCGGCACTGGCGGACCGGAGGGAAGCCCCTCCCCCAGGCGCTACGCGCCTCCCCCTCAAGGGGGGCGGCACTGGCAGACCGGCAAAGCCGGCTCCGCTGTGCCCCCGCTTGGTTTTGAGTTCTTAAGTAAGGTTGATGGATTGATGGAAGCCCCCATTATTACGCCACGCGTTATCCGTGGGGAAGCACGGGATGCAATAAGGGGGGCCGGAGGGGGTATTCCCCCCACCACAAACCGCGCGGGCTTAGAAGTCGCCCTCTCCCATCGCCGGATCGCTGATCCCATGCTTGCCGGTTTCCACCCGGCCCGCGAAGCGGCGGGACCACGTGGGCTGGCTGGGGCAGGTCACGACGAAGTCGTACCAGGCGCTGCTGTCGCTCAGGTCCCAATGGATGTCCTGGCTGGCACCAGCGGCAACGGTCGCGTTCCAGGGACCATCGCTGCGATAGGCCTTGGCCCGCACGTTGAAGGTGGCCGTTCCCGCACCCCGGTTCATCAGGGTCAGGTAGACGTTGCCGTTGGCGACGTCATAGCAAACCCGCACCTCCGGAACCGGCACCGACGTGTCGCGCTCGACGCTCAGGTCACCGACAAACGCACGGTGGTAGCCGTTCGGGCCCAACACCCACAGATCGTAGGCGCCGCCGTTATCCGACCAGACGTTCCAGGTGTCGTCCAGCTGCTTGCCCGCTTCCACCACGTAACGCTGCGGAATGCGGTCCAGGTGCAGGCGGTCGTACACATGGAAGACGGCGGCCTGGGTGCCCGTGTTGGCGAAGATCAATTGCACGGTACCCGCCGTCGCGTCGGTACGGGCGCTGGTATGCAGCTCGTAAGGCAAGGCGCGCGAGGGACGCGTGCCCAGGACCTGGTTCGGCAGCTTCTGCGGGCTGGGCAAGGCGACGGCGGCCAAGGCTTCCTGCGCCGTGCGCAAGGTATCGGCTTCCGTCTGCGTCTTGCGGCCGGCCAGCGTCTGCAGGGCTTCGTCATTGGGCGTGGCGAAGTTGAAGGCCGTGGTCAGATCGCCGAACACCGCGCGGCGATACGGGCTGATATTGGTTTCGGCGATGCCGAAGCGCGCTTCCAGGAAACGCAGCACGGAGGTGTGGTCGAACTGCTGCGAGTTGACCCAGCCGCCGCGGCTCCACGGCGAAATCACCCACATGGGCACGCGCGGACCGGGGCCGTAGCAATCGGCGTCCTGCGCGGGCATGCTGGTGCCCGCCACGGTGGGATGCGTGTAGTACTCATAGGACATGTCGGCCGTGCTCAGCGTCGACTTGCCATGGGACGTGCCGGTGCCCAGTTCGATCGACGGCGCGCAAGGCGGCGGCACATGGTCGAAGAAGCCGTCGTTCTCGTCGAAGTTGATCAACAGCACGGTCTTCGACCACACATCCGGATTGGCGGTAAGCGCGTCCAGCACTTCCTGCACGTACCACGCGCCCTGCACCGGGCTCGACGGGCCAGGATGCTCCGAATAGGTTTCCGGCGCCATGATCCAAGACACCTGCGGCAGCTTGCCGTCCAGGATGTCCTGCTTGAACGTGCCCAGCAGGCCACCGTCGGGCATGGTGTTGGCAATGCCCTTGTACAGCGGATTCCCGGCGTTGTCGGTCGACGGGTCATACGCGGGGCTGGTCCCGGCGGCCTGGTCGTGATAGACCGGCTTGCCCGACGCCAGGTTGGCGTTGCGGTAGTTCTTGAACCCGAACAGGGGGTTGTCGGTAAAGTTGTCCGGCATGTTCTGGTAGACGATCCACGACACACCGGCGGCTTCCAGCCGTTCCGGATAGGTGGTCCAGTCGAAACCGTTGACCAGCGAGTCGGTGCTGTTCAGGCCGTCGAACACGTTGTTCACCACCACCTCGCCCGTGGCCGTGGCGCCATTGGTACCGGTCATGTGGAACATGCGGTTGGTGTTGGTGCCGCCGTGCAGCGAGCAGAAATAGCCGTCACAGACCGTGAAGGCATTGGCCAAGGCCATCTGGAAAGGCACTTCCGCTTCGGCGAAATACCCCATCGACTTCTGGTTCTTGTACCTCGGCCACTGATACATGCGGCCCTTGTCCCAGGCGTCGCGCGCATCGGTCCAGCTGTGCGGCGTGCCGCCGACGCGCTGGGCGTTGCCCGCCGCCTGGTCCAGGTGATAAGGCAGCACCGGCTTGCCGCTGCTGTCGAGCTGCTGGAAGACGTTGAAGCCGCTGGGCAGGGGAATGGTGAAGCGGTCACCGAAGCCGCGCACGCCGGCCAGCGTGCCGAAATAGTTGTCGAAGGAGCGGTTCTCCTGCATCAGGATGACCACGTGCTCGACGTCCTTGATGGTGCCGGTGCGATTGTTCGCCGGAATCGCCAGGGCGCGGCGGATGCTCGGCGGGAACAGGTTCAGCGCGGCGCCGGCCGCGGTCACGCCTGCGCTCTTGCGCAGGAAATCTCGTTTGGAATTGTCGATCATGTCGAATGCGATGTGTGAGAGCGTGAACGGGATCAGGGCGCGCAGTGCAACACCGGGTCGGGTGTCGTCGGGCTGCCGGGCTCGGAGGGATTGTTCGGATTGCTGGGATTGGTCGGCGTGGTGGTATCGCCGCCGCTCTTGTTGTCATCGTCGTGATCGCCGCCACAGGCACTGAGCATCAGTGCCACGGCGCACGCGGCGCACAGCGCGCGTACGACGGATGACAGGCGCGCGCCGGGCTGCCGGTCGAAAGAACTATCGGTCATGCATGGCTCCAAAGGAGGGTCGGATAATTTGCACAAAATTGCACAACTACCAAAATCTGCATGCGGATGATCGGCGCTGGCGATGACATCGCCATGACAGGGAGCCAGAAGTTTGAAATCAGGAGTGACGCGCAAAAAACAAAGGGCACGCACTTTTACGTGCGCACCCTTTGCGGTCCAGCAGCGTTGGGGCCCATCCCACGCTGACTGCGGCCTCTCTCTAAGGCAGGACCTAGCAGGTCTGAATATTCAAGGCATTGACGACGTTGTTGAAGTTCTGACGCAGCGTGCGGATATCGTCACGCTCGCTCGACATGTGTTGCATGTAAGGGGAACGGTCCTTGGCCTCTTTGACATAGAAACCGTCTTCCGTACGCTTGACCACCGTGCGACCCACGCCGACATACGCGTTGACCTGCATCATCAGGCTGGGGCAGCCCTTCTGGTTCTGTTCGCGCACTTTCTTGTCGTAACCCTGGCCCATGTCATTGACCAGGTTGACCGCATCCTTGAAGCCTTGCACATGCTCACCCAGGCCTTCGCCCGCCATGAACGTGCCGGCCTGGGCCTGCGCGGCCTTGCCCCAGTAGACCAGGCCGATGCGGTAGTAAGCGGCGCTGTCCTTCTTGGCGCTTTCGAAAGCCGTCTTGGTGTTCTGCAGGTCCTGCTCCGACAAACCGGAGAAGAATGCGTCTTCCTGCTTGACCACTTCCGTCAGCGCGGCCACGTAGGCAGCGTTGAGTTCGCGCGCCTTGGCGCCGTCGTCGGCCAGGTAGCCCTTGGACTCGCTGTAGTTCTGCAGGTCATGGCTGAGCGGCGACAACTTGCCCAGCGCCTCGGCGAAGGGCTTGGCCGGTCCGTCCAGGGCCGGCATCGCCGGCTGCATGGCCAGGGCTTTTTCCAGGCCGGCCTTGGTGCGGTCGACGTAGATGTCGTTCTGGATGGTGAAGTTCTTGATCGGACCCTTGGCCTCGACCGCCTTGACGTTGTACTTGGTGTAGCGCTCCAGCACTTCGCTGAAAGAGTCGCCCAGGCCGTTCGCCGTATCGACGTACTGGTTGAATTTCAAGATCTGGGCCTGCTCGGCCGAGGCGGCCTGCGCCTTGGCCGACTGGGCGGAATCCTCAGCCTTGGGCTTGTCGTCACCGCAGGCCGCCAGCATGCAGACTAAGCCCAGGACGAGGGCTTGGCGGAAGGTTCGGTGCAACGAAAACATCATGGATTCCTCGGCAATTCCGTAAAAGGGATTTGTAACGAGGCGGATGATACATAGCTGACAAATCGCTAAAGTAAGCAAATCGGTCAAAAATCCGCCGGCCGCGACAAAACGCTACTTCGCCGGTTTTTCTTCGTTTTGGCTGTAAACACCCGCCATTGCGAGCTCAAAGCGTTATATCCATTCAAATATAACGAGATGACTCGGAAGTTTTACGGATGTGTAAAAACTACACTCCCCCGCACTAAGTTGCATCTTGTTTCTCTGCCGCGCCGAGTATCCAGACGCCCGCTCGGGGGGCCAAGTCTTGTCTCAAGCCCTGTAAGCAGATGACTCCGGCGTAGGTCGCGGCGCGCATCGCAAGATAGAATTCCCCGCTTGTTGCACCGGGTACCCTTCCTTCCTTTCATGCCGCGCCTTTACCAGCTGTGCGTTCTGCTACTGCTCGTCCTGCCGCTGGCCGCCTGCCATCGTGATGTCACGCCCCTGCCCAACGATGCCTACATCTGGCAGCGGGCATGGACACCGGCATTGGTACAGGCACTGCGCGCCAATGACGACATCGTGGCGACGTGGCACGTGCTGGGCGCGGAACTGGATGCTGCCGGCCGCTGGGCCGACACCGCGCCGGATTACGCGGCGCTGGCCGCGTTGCGCAAGCCGGTCGTGCTGGTGCTGCGCCTGGACGGCCGCGTCGACAGGCTGGACGCCGACACGATCCAGGCGCGCCTGAATGAACGGCTGAACACGTGGCGCGCCGCCGGCGTCCGCCTGGCCGGCATCGAGGTCGACTATGACTGCGCCACGGCGCGCCTGCCTGCCTATGCGGCGCTGTTGCGCCGTTTGCGCCAGGGGCAGCAGTCAGGCGCGCTGCCCGGGTTGCCGCTGGCCATCACCGCCCTGCCCACCTGGCTGCACAGTCCCGACCTCGATGCCTTGCTGGCCATTCCCGACAGCTCGATTCTGCAAGTCCATGCCGTGCTGGATCCCGCGCTGGGCTTGTTCAACCCGCGGCGCGCCGAGGCCTGGGTCGACGACTATGCGCGCCGTACGCAACGGCCATGGCGCGTGGCGCTGCCCAGCTACGGCACGCGCGTGGCCTGGGACGACGCGGGCCGCATCGTCACCGTGGAAAGCGAGCGCCCGACCCTGACATCGATGCCCCGCGACGCCGAGCTGGTCGCCCAGCCCGCCGTTCTGGCCGCCTTCAGCGCCCAGTTGCGGCAACACCGGCCAGCCGGCCTGGCCGGCCTGGTCTGGTTCCGCCTGCCGACCGACCAGGACCAGCGCGCCTGGAGCCTGGCAACGTGGCGCGCGGTGCTGACGCAGCAAGCCTTGCGGCCCGAACTCACGTTGACCCTGACGAACTCCGACGCGGCGGCGGGCCAGACCACGCGCGACCTGCTGTTGGCCAACCGCGGCAACAGCGACGCCCCGCTGCCCGGCATCATCCGCATCGCCGGCGACTGCACCGCGGCCGATGGCATCAATGGCTACACCCTGGAACGCGACAGCACCGGACTCTATTTGCGCAGCACCCATGACGGACT is a window of Bordetella sp. N DNA encoding:
- the argC gene encoding N-acetyl-gamma-glutamyl-phosphate reductase → MAPKIFIDGEHGTTGLQIRTRMAGRRDVDLLSIPEAERRNPAMREDLLNSADIAILCLPDAASREAVAMLAGNDKVRIIDTSTAYRVDPDWAYGFAELDKGQGAKIAAARYVSNPGCYPTGAVSLIRPLRAAGIIPDAYPVTVNAVSGYTGGGKQLIAQMEVPDHPEAIDSPHFLYGLPLKHKHAPEMKMHGLLPRTPIFSPSVGKFPQGMIVQVPLVLDQLAAGATLESIHACLTAHYAGQDIVTVVPLAESQKLDRVNAVELAGQDTMKLFVFGTPGQGQVNLVALLDNLGKGASGAAVQNMDLMLKG
- a CDS encoding DeoR/GlpR family DNA-binding transcription regulator; this translates as MPPPGGAALRAVGGDPPLLQEERVLRIKSLLDEYARMSTDQMAQALAVSRETVRRDILALEAQGVLRRVHGGVVATSGRLEPPFVERQRLHAREKRAIAQAVLPLLAPGQTLFLDAGSTTGMLAEVLTAVPDLTVITNSVMIAMKLASAAPPGRGACTVILLGGRPYADVQATYGAATVNEIARHHADIAVLSPVGLTAEQGASNYEHHEAAVAEAMVRQSKRLFIMADYSKVGVASRVTYAPAAEIDVVISNRKNGDEREWRNLRKADVKLVLV
- a CDS encoding phosphocholine-specific phospholipase C encodes the protein MIDNSKRDFLRKSAGVTAAGAALNLFPPSIRRALAIPANNRTGTIKDVEHVVILMQENRSFDNYFGTLAGVRGFGDRFTIPLPSGFNVFQQLDSSGKPVLPYHLDQAAGNAQRVGGTPHSWTDARDAWDKGRMYQWPRYKNQKSMGYFAEAEVPFQMALANAFTVCDGYFCSLHGGTNTNRMFHMTGTNGATATGEVVVNNVFDGLNSTDSLVNGFDWTTYPERLEAAGVSWIVYQNMPDNFTDNPLFGFKNYRNANLASGKPVYHDQAAGTSPAYDPSTDNAGNPLYKGIANTMPDGGLLGTFKQDILDGKLPQVSWIMAPETYSEHPGPSSPVQGAWYVQEVLDALTANPDVWSKTVLLINFDENDGFFDHVPPPCAPSIELGTGTSHGKSTLSTADMSYEYYTHPTVAGTSMPAQDADCYGPGPRVPMWVISPWSRGGWVNSQQFDHTSVLRFLEARFGIAETNISPYRRAVFGDLTTAFNFATPNDEALQTLAGRKTQTEADTLRTAQEALAAVALPSPQKLPNQVLGTRPSRALPYELHTSARTDATAGTVQLIFANTGTQAAVFHVYDRLHLDRIPQRYVVEAGKQLDDTWNVWSDNGGAYDLWVLGPNGYHRAFVGDLSVERDTSVPVPEVRVCYDVANGNVYLTLMNRGAGTATFNVRAKAYRSDGPWNATVAAGASQDIHWDLSDSSAWYDFVVTCPSQPTWSRRFAGRVETGKHGISDPAMGEGDF
- a CDS encoding DUF3829 domain-containing protein, which gives rise to MMFSLHRTFRQALVLGLVCMLAACGDDKPKAEDSAQSAKAQAASAEQAQILKFNQYVDTANGLGDSFSEVLERYTKYNVKAVEAKGPIKNFTIQNDIYVDRTKAGLEKALAMQPAMPALDGPAKPFAEALGKLSPLSHDLQNYSESKGYLADDGAKARELNAAYVAALTEVVKQEDAFFSGLSEQDLQNTKTAFESAKKDSAAYYRIGLVYWGKAAQAQAGTFMAGEGLGEHVQGFKDAVNLVNDMGQGYDKKVREQNQKGCPSLMMQVNAYVGVGRTVVKRTEDGFYVKEAKDRSPYMQHMSSERDDIRTLRQNFNNVVNALNIQTC
- a CDS encoding DUF3142 domain-containing protein, with product MPRLYQLCVLLLLVLPLAACHRDVTPLPNDAYIWQRAWTPALVQALRANDDIVATWHVLGAELDAAGRWADTAPDYAALAALRKPVVLVLRLDGRVDRLDADTIQARLNERLNTWRAAGVRLAGIEVDYDCATARLPAYAALLRRLRQGQQSGALPGLPLAITALPTWLHSPDLDALLAIPDSSILQVHAVLDPALGLFNPRRAEAWVDDYARRTQRPWRVALPSYGTRVAWDDAGRIVTVESERPTLTSMPRDAELVAQPAVLAAFSAQLRQHRPAGLAGLVWFRLPTDQDQRAWSLATWRAVLTQQALRPELTLTLTNSDAAAGQTTRDLLLANRGNSDAPLPGIIRIAGDCTAADGINGYTLERDSTGLYLRSTHDGLLRAHFQRNIGWLRCNDAQPRLTLNP